Proteins encoded by one window of Salvia splendens isolate huo1 chromosome 7, SspV2, whole genome shotgun sequence:
- the LOC121811217 gene encoding probable carboxylesterase 15: MSEGNTASATTGVPPFYEVEECRGVLRVYSDGSIWRSENPSFHVDVRDDGSVLWKDAVFDHSHSLQLRLYKPANPSSPKLPIFYYIHGGGFCIGSRTWPNCQNYCFALASQLQAVVVAPDYRLAPENRLPAAIEDGYLSLEWLRGQATAEEPDTWLTGVADFSRVFISGDSAGGNIAHHLAVRVGAELGWLGPVQVRGYVHLAPFFGGTVRTEFEANGPKDAFLNLELIDRFWRLSIPVGETTDHPLVNPFGPSSPNLETVDLGPILLIVGSCDLLRDRAVEYANRLKKWGKKIEYVEFEGQQHGFFTFDPFSDPSQHLMLLINKFIAHNSL, from the exons ATGAGTGAGGGAAACACTGCCTCCGCCACCACAGGCGTTCCTCCGTTCTATGAAGTGGAGGAGTGCCGCGGCGTTCTTCGAGTCTACAGCGACGGCTCCATATGGCGCTCCGAAAACCCGAGCTTCCACGTGGATGTGCGAGATGACGGCTCCGTGCTATGGAAGGATGCCGTCTTCGACCACTCGCACAGCCTCCAGCTCCGCCTCTACAAGCCGGCTAACCCCTCCTCGCCCAAGCTCCCGATCTTCTACTACATCCACGGCGGCGGCTTCTGCATCGGCTCCCGGACATGGCCCAATTGCCAGAACTACTGCTTCGCGCTGGCTTCCCAGCTCCAGGCCGTAGTTGTCGCACCCGACTATCGGCTGGCCCCCGAGAACCGGCTCCCTGCGGCCATCGAGGACGGCTACTTGTCTCTTGAGTGGCTCCGGGGCCAAGCCACGGCTGAGGAGCCAGATACATGGCTCACGGGCGTGGCGGACTTCAGCCGCGTGTTTATCTCGGGTGACTCGGCCGGTGGGAACATTGCGCACCACTTAGCCGTTCGGGTCGGAGCCGAGTTAGGGTGGCTGGGTCCTGTCCAAGTGAGAGGATATGTGCATTTGGCTCCATTTTTTGGTGGGACTGTGAGGACTGAGTTTGAGGCTAATGGACCAAAGGATGCATTCCTTAACCTTGAGCTCATTGACAG GTTTTGGAGATTGTCAATCCCAGTTGGAGAAACAACAGATCACCCACTAGTGAATCCATTTGGGCCTAGCAGCCCAAATCTTGAAACAGTGGATTTGGGCCCAATTCTGTTAATTGTTGGGAGCTGCGATCTGCTGCGGGATAGAGCAGTGGAGTATGCAAATAGGCTAAAGAAATGGGGAAAGAAGATTGAATATGTGGAGTTTGAAGGGCAGCAACATGGTTTCTTCACCTTCGATCCTTTCTCAGACCCATCTCAGCATCTAATGCTCCTTATCAACAAATTCATTGCACACAATTCTCTCTAG
- the LOC121740993 gene encoding protein SPA, chloroplastic-like, with product MAAAAPPPPPPLSLSSPSPSSPLFPSHHPNSEIPALSYNSKFSELSKFHHHHTISTNPILLFTGIDSPPIVDTQTFLVTVSVLVAISLSLVLGLKGDPVPCERCAGNGGTKCVFCNDGKMKVETGLVDCKVCKGAGLILCKKCGGSGYSKRL from the exons ATGGCTGCAGcagcaccaccgccgccgccgccactttCCCTCTCATCACCGTCTCCTTCTTCTCCCTTATTTCCCTCTCATCACCCAAACTCAGAAATCCCAGCGTTGTCATATAATTCAAAATTCTCAGAATTGAGCAAATTCCATCATCACCACACCATTTCAACCAACCCCATTTTGCTCTTCACCGGAATCGACTCGCCGCCTATAGTTGACACCCAGAC TTTCTTAGTCACTGTTAGTGTTTTGGTTGCCATTTCTCTCTCCCTCGTTCTTGGTCTCAAG GGAGATCCTGTACCTTGTGAAAGATGTGCTGGAAat G GTGGAACAAAATGTGTGTTCTGCAACGACGGTAAGATGAAGGTTGAGACAGGGCTTGTAGATTGTAAAGTGTGCAAGGGTGCAG GATTGATACTCTGCAAGAAGTGTGGAGGATCGGGTTATTCGAAGCGACTATAA